From the genome of Triticum aestivum cultivar Chinese Spring chromosome 3B, IWGSC CS RefSeq v2.1, whole genome shotgun sequence, one region includes:
- the LOC123072872 gene encoding pectin acetylesterase 5-like gives MAPGTAQAEQLLLHADPAQRRRARDCRHAWGLPAAVLLLLLPSAAGLHPSMMFCAPPPETVPLTLLAGAQEKGAVCLDGTPPGYHLQRGSGTGANNWLIHLQGGGWCSTLKDCSIRSNSDLGSSNFMKPILFAGILSSDQQLNPDFYNWNKVYVRYCDGGSFSGDAEGQAPDGSTLHFRGLRIYEAVIDEVMERGLANATQSLLTGCSAGGLATMLHCDDFSAKFPQEVSVKCLADAGFFLDVKDISGERTFWSVFDGVVQLQNIREVLPKDCLATKKPKECFFPAELIKSIHSPMFILNSAYDSFQVRYVLIPDSLAPGNSWSCCKHNIRNCNSTQMEFLNGFRDAMVDALKVVEDKEGWGLFIDSCFTHCQTVSDISWNSPFSPRLGDKTIAEAVGDWQCGCSERVKEIDCEYPCNPTCSRQLPWM, from the exons ATGGCGCCAGGGACAGCCCAGGCCGAGCAGCTCCTCCTCCACGCGGACCCGGCGCAGCGCCGGCGTGCGCGGGATTGCCGCCATGCATGGGGCCTCCCGGCGGCagtcctgctcctgctgctgccTTCCGCCGCCGGCCTTCACCCTTCTATGATGTTctgcgcgccgccgccggagacggtCCCGCTGACCCTCCTTGCCGGTGCGCAGGAGAAGGGAGCAG TGTGCTTGGACGGGACCCCGCCGGGCTACCACCTGCAGAGAGGCTCCGGCACCGGCGCAAACAACTGGCTCATCCATCTACAG GGAGGAGGCTGGTGCAGCACTCTCAAGGATTGTTCCATCCGAAGCAATTCCGATCTCGGTTCATCCAACTTCATGAAACCGATATTGTTTGCTGGGATCCTCAGCAGCGATCAGCAATTGAATCCTG ATTTCTACAACTGGAACAAAGTGTATGTGCGCTACTGCGACGGGGGATCATTTTCTGGGGATGCGGAAGGTCAAGCGCCG GATGGAAGTACACTTCACTTCAGAGGATTGCGCATCTATGAGGCAGTTATTGATGAAGTCATGGAAAGGGGACTTGCCAATGCTACCCAG TCTCTTCTTACAGGTTGCTCTGCTGGTGGTCTAGCCACGATGCTACACTGCGATGATTTTAGTGCAAAATTTCCTCAGGAGGTTTCAGTTAAATGCCTTGCCGATGCTGGGTTTTTTCTTGACGT AAAGGATATATCTGGAGAAAGGACCTTTTGGTCTGTCTTTGATGGTGTTGTTCAGCTCCAG AATATTAGAGAAGTGTTGCCCAAGGACTGCCTTGCCACAAAGAAGCCAAAAGAG TGTTTCTTCCCCGCTGAGCTTATAAAGAGCATCCACAGCCCAATGTTTATTCTCAACTCTGCATACGATTCATTTCAG GTACGATATGTTCTGATACCGGATTCGTTGGCTCCTGGTAATTCGTGGTCGTGTTGCAAACATAATATCCGGAACTGCAATTCCACGCAAATGGAATTCCTTAACG GATTCAGGGACGCGATGGTGGATGCATTGAAGGTTGTCGAAGATAAAGAGGGATGGGGATTGTTCATTGATTCATGCTTCACTCACTGCCAAACGGTCTCTGACATCTCTTGGAATTCACCATTCTCCCCTAGGCTTGGAGATAAG ACAATTGCTGAGGCTGTAGGAGATTGGCAATGTGGATGTAGCGAAAGAGTGAAAGAGATTGACTGCGAGTACCCATGCAACCCAACATGCAGTAGACAGTTGCCGTGGATGTAA